In Chlamydia serpentis, the following are encoded in one genomic region:
- a CDS encoding phospholipase D-like domain-containing protein, protein MNKKQKAKLKISFIISAMILIGVFARAPRHDTFKTFLKSQEATIYSNQCNDDIRTVLCNAIEHADQEIFMRIYNFSEPKIQQSIVRQSQAKKNITIYYQKFKIPQILKQQSNVILIEQPPLGRKLMHQKALAIDKKDAWLGSANYTDLSLCLDNNLILGIHSSELCELIITNTSGDFSIKNQTGKYFVLPEAQQLALETVLQKIRTAQKTIRVAMFALTHPKIIEALHQAKQRGVQVDVIIDKSHRKLTFNQLKQLNITEPFISINTAPSTLHHKFAVIDNKSLFMGSINWSKGGFSLNEESFILLEYLSKRQIKKLHTIWKKLTKYSEDPLTTSLEANIIGEDLAINTRKAA, encoded by the coding sequence ATGAACAAAAAACAAAAAGCTAAATTAAAAATCTCTTTTATCATTAGTGCTATGATTTTAATAGGAGTTTTTGCTCGAGCTCCTCGTCATGATACTTTTAAAACTTTTCTCAAGTCCCAAGAAGCGACGATATACTCTAATCAATGTAACGATGACATACGCACCGTTCTATGTAATGCTATAGAACATGCTGACCAAGAAATTTTCATGCGCATTTATAATTTCTCTGAACCTAAAATCCAACAAAGTATAGTTCGACAATCCCAAGCAAAAAAAAACATTACTATCTACTATCAAAAATTTAAAATTCCCCAAATCTTAAAACAACAAAGTAACGTTATCCTGATTGAACAACCTCCACTAGGACGCAAGCTCATGCACCAAAAAGCGCTTGCTATAGACAAAAAAGATGCGTGGTTAGGATCTGCGAACTATACGGATCTTTCTCTATGTTTAGATAATAATCTTATTTTAGGAATACATAGTTCGGAGCTCTGCGAACTTATCATCACAAATACCTCTGGGGACTTTTCTATAAAAAATCAGACAGGCAAATATTTTGTCCTTCCCGAAGCTCAACAATTAGCGCTAGAAACAGTACTTCAAAAAATTCGCACTGCTCAAAAAACAATACGCGTCGCTATGTTTGCTCTTACACATCCAAAAATTATTGAAGCCTTACATCAAGCAAAGCAGCGAGGCGTTCAGGTAGATGTCATTATTGATAAAAGTCACAGAAAATTAACTTTTAATCAATTAAAACAATTAAATATCACAGAACCTTTTATCTCTATAAATACTGCTCCATCTACACTACATCATAAATTTGCAGTTATAGATAATAAATCTCTATTCATGGGGTCTATAAATTGGTCAAAAGGAGGGTTCTCTTTAAACGAAGAAAGCTTTATCCTTTTGGAATATCTAAGCAAACGGCAAATAAAAAAACTACACACCATCTGGAAAAAACTGACTAAATATTCAGAGGATCCCCTAACCACTTCTCTAGAGGCAAATATCATAGGAGAAGATCTAGCTATAAATACTCGAAAAGCAGCGTGA